In Chiloscyllium punctatum isolate Juve2018m chromosome 38, sChiPun1.3, whole genome shotgun sequence, a single genomic region encodes these proteins:
- the dennd10 gene encoding DENN domain-containing protein 10 isoform X1: MAETPLMLSVGLVEKDTNGDALWVWCYPTVTTEFRELLLRKCCLSDENDVLHTFVFGQFKRTWYYITTTQVQDPTTLSKVTHFSIVLTAKDFNPEKYASFGRVLCRIYMKYGSPAKMMEGYISVLTNGICQSEENGSFLMKDYDARKAYLAGSIKDVVNQFGMETIILYTALLLKRRIVVYHPRIEALQEFTRTLPTLAWHRQDWSILHPYVHLNQNELEALKTCAGYIAGFTDLKVTDRLDIYDVFVNLVESEIVVAPHAQESMTMGKLHKDIGQFIVQSASDPEKSDGQVIKDISQKTKEILANLASLAPDEEGKPKITLEILKERHFPPAIETFLYHVAAAEQMLQI; the protein is encoded by the exons ATGGCTGAGACACCTCTGATGCTGAGCGTGGGGCTGGTCG AAAAAGACACAAATGGTGATGCACTGTGGGTGTGGTGCTATCCTACTGTCACAACAGAATTCCGTGAGCTGCTTTTGAGGAAATGCTGCCTTTCTGATGAAAATGATGTTCTTCACACCTTTGTCTTTGGCCAGTTCAAAAGAACCTGGTATTATATCACAACCACACAAGTCCAGGATCCCACCACATTGTCAAAG GTGACCCATTTTTCTATAGTTCTGACTGCCAAAGACTTTAACCCTGAGAAATATGCATCATTTGGGAGAGTATTATGTAG GATATACATGAAATATGGTAGCCCAGCCAAAATGATGGAAGGTTACATTTCTGTTCTTACTAATGGCATCTGTCAAAGTGAAGAGAATGGGTCATTTCTTATGAAGGATTATGATGCAAGAAAAGCATACCTTGCTGGATCCATTAAAG ATGTAGTAAATCAGTTTGGAATGGAAACTATTATCCTGTATACTGCACTTCTGTTGAAGAGGAGAATTGTGGTCTACCACCCACGCATAGAAGCATTGCAGGAGTTTACCAG GACCTTGCCTACATTAGCTTGGCATAGGCAGGATTGGTCAATACTTCATCCTTATGTGCATTTAAATCAAAATGAACTAGAGGCCTTGAAGACTTGTGCTG GCTATATAGCTGGTTTCACAGACTTAAAGGTGACTGACCGCCTAGACATCTACGATGTGTTTGTGAACCTGGTGGAAAGTGAGATCGTTGTTGCCCCACATGCTCAAG AATCAATGACAATGGGTAAACTGCACAAGGATATTGGGCAATTCATTGTTCAATCAGCCAGTGACCCAGAAAAATCAGATGGTCAAGTGATTAAG GACATTTCacagaaaacaaaagaaattTTGGCTAACTTAGCCTCACTGGCACCAGACGAAGAGGGAAAACCCAAGATCACTCTGGAGATTCTAAAGGAGCGCCATTTTCCACCCGCAATTGAGACCTTCCTCTATCACGTAGCAGCTGCAGAGCAAATGCTTCAGATCTGA
- the dennd10 gene encoding DENN domain-containing protein 10 isoform X2: MAETPLMLSVGLVEKDTNGDALWVWCYPTVTTEFRELLLRKCCLSDENDVLHTFVFGQFKRTWYYITTTQVQDPTTLSKVTHFSIVLTAKDFNPEKYASFGRVLCRIYMKYGSPAKMMEGYISVLTNGICQSEENGSFLMKDYDARKAYLAGSIKDVVNQFGMETIILYTALLLKRRIVVYHPRIEALQEFTRTLPTLAWHRQDWSILHPYVHLNQNELEALKTCAESMTMGKLHKDIGQFIVQSASDPEKSDGQVIKDISQKTKEILANLASLAPDEEGKPKITLEILKERHFPPAIETFLYHVAAAEQMLQI; the protein is encoded by the exons ATGGCTGAGACACCTCTGATGCTGAGCGTGGGGCTGGTCG AAAAAGACACAAATGGTGATGCACTGTGGGTGTGGTGCTATCCTACTGTCACAACAGAATTCCGTGAGCTGCTTTTGAGGAAATGCTGCCTTTCTGATGAAAATGATGTTCTTCACACCTTTGTCTTTGGCCAGTTCAAAAGAACCTGGTATTATATCACAACCACACAAGTCCAGGATCCCACCACATTGTCAAAG GTGACCCATTTTTCTATAGTTCTGACTGCCAAAGACTTTAACCCTGAGAAATATGCATCATTTGGGAGAGTATTATGTAG GATATACATGAAATATGGTAGCCCAGCCAAAATGATGGAAGGTTACATTTCTGTTCTTACTAATGGCATCTGTCAAAGTGAAGAGAATGGGTCATTTCTTATGAAGGATTATGATGCAAGAAAAGCATACCTTGCTGGATCCATTAAAG ATGTAGTAAATCAGTTTGGAATGGAAACTATTATCCTGTATACTGCACTTCTGTTGAAGAGGAGAATTGTGGTCTACCACCCACGCATAGAAGCATTGCAGGAGTTTACCAG GACCTTGCCTACATTAGCTTGGCATAGGCAGGATTGGTCAATACTTCATCCTTATGTGCATTTAAATCAAAATGAACTAGAGGCCTTGAAGACTTGTGCTG AATCAATGACAATGGGTAAACTGCACAAGGATATTGGGCAATTCATTGTTCAATCAGCCAGTGACCCAGAAAAATCAGATGGTCAAGTGATTAAG GACATTTCacagaaaacaaaagaaattTTGGCTAACTTAGCCTCACTGGCACCAGACGAAGAGGGAAAACCCAAGATCACTCTGGAGATTCTAAAGGAGCGCCATTTTCCACCCGCAATTGAGACCTTCCTCTATCACGTAGCAGCTGCAGAGCAAATGCTTCAGATCTGA